One window from the genome of Vanessa tameamea isolate UH-Manoa-2023 chromosome 13, ilVanTame1 primary haplotype, whole genome shotgun sequence encodes:
- the LOC113400659 gene encoding B-cell receptor-associated protein 31, with translation MSLQWTIIATFLYAEIAFVLLLTLPIASPARWNKFFKSKFLAYISGQASIYFVVLIGVLILCLLDAIREMQKYSNIESTDHQHLDAEMQGNMRLFRAQRNFYISGIALFLLVVIRRLIQMICELAGLYAQSEANFRQAQSATVAAKTLLEKQGAGDEVAKKDIEDLRGQILLLEKELAKEKKDKEAVKSQAESLNREYDRLTEEHSKLQKKITIAGGDKKDN, from the coding sequence ATGAGTCTCCAGTGGACCATTATTGCAACGTTTTTATACGCTGAAATAGCATTTGTGCTATTATTGACATTGCCGATAGCAAGTCCTGCAAGATGGAACAAATTCTTCAAATCGAAGTTTTTAGCTTATATAAGTGGACAAGCATCAATATATTTCGTCGTGTTGATTGGCGTTTTGATATTATGTCTTCTCGATGCTATTCGCGAGATGCAGAAGTATTCTAACATCGAGTCGACGGATCATCAACACCTGGACGCAGAAATGCAAGGTAATATGCGCCTGTTCCGCGCTCAGAGGAACTTCTACATCTCAGGTATTGCGCTATTTCTCCTAGTTGTCATTCGCCGTCTTATCCAAATGATCTGTGAGTTGGCTGGTTTGTACGCTCAGTCCGAAGCAAACTTTCGACAGGCTCAAAGTGCAACTGTCGCGGCAAAGACGCTCCTTGAAAAGCAAGGCGCCGGTGATGAAGTAGCAAAGAAAGATATTGAAGATTTAAGGGGCCAGATTCTCCTCCTAGAGAAAGAGCTGGCTAAGGAGAAGAAAGACAAAGAGGCTGTGAAGTCACAAGCTGAGAGCCTTAATCGGGAATATGACAGGCTAACTGAGGAACACAGCAAGCTGCAGAAGAAAATCACAATTGCAGGTGGTGACAAAAAGGATAACtaa